In Tachysurus vachellii isolate PV-2020 chromosome 1, HZAU_Pvac_v1, whole genome shotgun sequence, a genomic segment contains:
- the pip5k1cb gene encoding phosphatidylinositol-4-phosphate 5-kinase, type I, gamma b isoform X3, which translates to MEGAVRPAEAGGSASSPGAAVLEETETVIGVGYGIEDFAAKKPYITEMPSSSYHTGIGLEKKIGHRRVDASGETTYKKTTSSALRGAIQLGIGYTVGNLSSKPERDVLMQDFYVVESIFFPSEGSNLTPAHHFPDFRFKTYAPVAFRYFRELFGIRPDDYLYSLCNEPLIELSNPGASGSIFYVTRDDEFIIKTVQHKEAEFLQKLLPGYYMNLNQNPRTLLPKFFGLYCIQSGGKNIRIVVMNNVLPRVFRMHLKFDLKGSTYKRRASKKEREKTKPTFKDLDFMQEVPDGLLLDTDTYNALVKTLQRDCLVLESFKIMDYSLLLGVHNVDQAEREQQTEGSQSSSDEKKPAAQRALYSTAMESIQGGATCGDIDTEDTMGGIPAVSGKGERLLLFIGIIDILQSYRLIKKLEHTWKALVHDGDTVSVHRPNFYADRFYKFMSSTVFKKSSSLKSSPSKKSRSALTVPKHSGPGAAWSASQLPSERDHHIYDLRGAHSFPALENDGLHPCTPPSFEEATTASVATTLSSNTSISIPERSPSETAEHPRYRRQTMSLKDSDGRLVDVHEEDQQTITVQVEFKRETEDEQEKEDPVMEQKAEFDTEKECVISCTPPPGESDVPGEADVFSLPEIRETEILDDIIPETVGQPQAADLLPPASPPATVSLEDVTVETGTEAEASAAPKSGVPDTLALSSTLGRPQSQSLSQSSVDEEVVPITDIYFPPEDRSWVYSPLHHRSESQPVSDGESEA; encoded by the exons ATGGAGGGAGCAGTGAGGCCGGCTGAGGCCGGAGGAAGCGCATCCTCACCCGGGGCCGCTGTGCTGGAGGAGACGGAGACCGTCATTGGAGTCGGATACGGGATAGAAG acTTCGCTGCTAAGAAGCCCTACATAACTGAG ATGCCGTCCTCATCCTACCATACAGGAATTGGCCTTGAGAAGAAGATTGGCCATCGGAGGGTGGATGCATCAGGGGAGACCACGTACAAAAAG accacctcctcGGCCTTGAGAGGTGCGATCCAGCTTGGCATCGGCTACACTGTGGGTAACCTGAGCTCCAAACCTGAGAGAGACGTGCTCATGCAGGACTTCTATGTGGTGGAGAGCATCTTCTttccaag tgagGGCAGTAATCTGACTCCAGCTCACCACTTCCCAGACTTCAGGTTTAAAACCTACGCCCCCGTGGCCTTCCGCTACTTCCGAGAACTCTTCGGGATCCGACCTGACGACTACCTG TACTCTTTATGTAACGAGCCCCTGATCGAGCTGTCAAACCCCGGTGCTAGTGGATCCATCTTCTATGTTACCCGTGATGACGAGTTCATCATCAAAACTGTGCAGCATAAAGAGGCGGAGTTTCTGCAGAAACTGCTCCCTGGGTACTATATG AATCTAAACCAGAACCCTCGGACGCTGCTCCCCAAATTCTTTGGGTTGTACTGCATACAGTCTGGTGGGAAGAACATCCGGATCGTGGTAATGAACAACGTTCTGCCACGTGTCTTCCGCATGCACCTGAAGTTTGACTTGAAGGGCTCCACATACAAGCGCAGAGCAtccaagaaagagagagagaaaaccaagCCTACCTTTAAAGACCTGGACTTTATGCAAGAAGTGCCTGATGGATTACTGCTGGACACAGACACTTACAACGCCTTGGTCAAGACCCTGCAGAGGGACTGCCTG gtgttagaAAGCTTTAAGATCATGGATTACAGCCTGCTCCTGGGTGTCCACAATGTGGACCAGGCTGAGCGTGAGCAGCAGACAGAGGGTTCTCAGAGCAGCAGTGATGAGAAGAAGCCTGCAGCCCAGCGAGCACTTTACTCCACAGCAATGGAGTCCATACAGGGAGGAGCTACATGTGGAGACATTGACACAGAGGACAC AATGGGGGGAATCCCAGCAGTGAGTGGGAAAGGCGAGAGGCTGCTGCTCTTTATTGGCATTATAGACATTCTGCAGTCTTACAG ACTCATTAAGAAGCTGGAGCATACGTGGAAAGCACTGGTCCATGATGGA GATACAGTATCCGTGCATAGGCCAAACTTCTATGCTGACCGGTTCTACAAGTTCATGAGTTCTACAGTATTCAAGAAGAGCTCCT CACTGAAGTCCTCTCCCTCAAAGAAGAGTCGCAGTGCTCTGACAGTGCCCAAGCATAGCGGGCCTGGGGCAGCCTGGTCAGCCAGTCAACTTCCTTCAGAGAGAGACCACCACATCTATGACCTGAGAGGAGCACATAGCTTTCCTGCGCTCGAGAACGACG GACTGCATCCATGTACTCCTCCATCATTTGAGGAGGCCACAACAGCCTCAGTTGCCACCACGCTGTCATCCAACACGTCCATATCGATCCCAGAGCGATCTCCTTCTGAAACAGCAGAGCACCCTCGTTACAG GAGACAAACCATGTCTCTAAAAGACAGCGATGGAAG GTTGGTTGATGTCCATGAGGAGGACCAGCAGACTATCACAGTGCAGGTAGagtttaagagagagacagaagatgAGCAGGAGAAAGAAGATCCAGTCATGGAGCAGAAAGCAGAGTTTGACactgagaaggagtgtgtgatcTCCTGTACACCACCTCCTGgagagagcga TGTGCCGGGGGAAGCAGATGTGTTCTCCCTGCCAGAAATCAGAGAGACTGAAATTCTGGACGACATCATCCCAGAGACAGTCGGCCAGCCACAGGCAGCAGATCTCCTTCCACCTGCATCACCACCGGCAACCGTCTCTCTGGAGGATGTCACCGTGGAAACAGGCACCGAGGCAGAAGCATCAGCCGCCCCGAAGTCAGGAGTTCCGGATACACTGGCTCTGAGCTCCACGCTAGGCAGACCCCAATCCCAATCCCTCAGTCAGTCATCTGTGGATGAGGAGGTTGTGCCAATCACCGATATCTATTTC
- the pip5k1cb gene encoding phosphatidylinositol-4-phosphate 5-kinase, type I, gamma b isoform X2 codes for MEGAVRPAEAGGSASSPGAAVLEETETVIGVGYGIEDFAAKKPYITEMPSSSYHTGIGLEKKIGHRRVDASGETTYKKTTSSALRGAIQLGIGYTVGNLSSKPERDVLMQDFYVVESIFFPSEGSNLTPAHHFPDFRFKTYAPVAFRYFRELFGIRPDDYLYSLCNEPLIELSNPGASGSIFYVTRDDEFIIKTVQHKEAEFLQKLLPGYYMNLNQNPRTLLPKFFGLYCIQSGGKNIRIVVMNNVLPRVFRMHLKFDLKGSTYKRRASKKEREKTKPTFKDLDFMQEVPDGLLLDTDTYNALVKTLQRDCLVLESFKIMDYSLLLGVHNVDQAEREQQTEGSQSSSDEKKPAAQRALYSTAMESIQGGATCGDIDTEDTMGGIPAVSGKGERLLLFIGIIDILQSYRLIKKLEHTWKALVHDGDTVSVHRPNFYADRFYKFMSSTVFKKSSSLKSSPSKKSRSALTVPKHSGPGAAWSASQLPSERDHHIYDLRGAHSFPALENDGLHPCTPPSFEEATTASVATTLSSNTSISIPERSPSETAEHPRYRRQTMSLKDSDGRLVDVHEEDQQTITVQVEFKRETEDEQEKEDPVMEQKAEFDTEKECVISCTPPPGESDVPGEADVFSLPEIRETEILDDIIPETVGQPQAADLLPPASPPATVSLEDVTVETGTEAEASAAPKSGVPDTLALSSTLGRPQSQSLSQSSVDEEVVPITDIYFYAEGRYWVYSPVSHRRKLTSSYDDFPPEDRSWVYSPLHHRSESQPVSDGESEA; via the exons ATGGAGGGAGCAGTGAGGCCGGCTGAGGCCGGAGGAAGCGCATCCTCACCCGGGGCCGCTGTGCTGGAGGAGACGGAGACCGTCATTGGAGTCGGATACGGGATAGAAG acTTCGCTGCTAAGAAGCCCTACATAACTGAG ATGCCGTCCTCATCCTACCATACAGGAATTGGCCTTGAGAAGAAGATTGGCCATCGGAGGGTGGATGCATCAGGGGAGACCACGTACAAAAAG accacctcctcGGCCTTGAGAGGTGCGATCCAGCTTGGCATCGGCTACACTGTGGGTAACCTGAGCTCCAAACCTGAGAGAGACGTGCTCATGCAGGACTTCTATGTGGTGGAGAGCATCTTCTttccaag tgagGGCAGTAATCTGACTCCAGCTCACCACTTCCCAGACTTCAGGTTTAAAACCTACGCCCCCGTGGCCTTCCGCTACTTCCGAGAACTCTTCGGGATCCGACCTGACGACTACCTG TACTCTTTATGTAACGAGCCCCTGATCGAGCTGTCAAACCCCGGTGCTAGTGGATCCATCTTCTATGTTACCCGTGATGACGAGTTCATCATCAAAACTGTGCAGCATAAAGAGGCGGAGTTTCTGCAGAAACTGCTCCCTGGGTACTATATG AATCTAAACCAGAACCCTCGGACGCTGCTCCCCAAATTCTTTGGGTTGTACTGCATACAGTCTGGTGGGAAGAACATCCGGATCGTGGTAATGAACAACGTTCTGCCACGTGTCTTCCGCATGCACCTGAAGTTTGACTTGAAGGGCTCCACATACAAGCGCAGAGCAtccaagaaagagagagagaaaaccaagCCTACCTTTAAAGACCTGGACTTTATGCAAGAAGTGCCTGATGGATTACTGCTGGACACAGACACTTACAACGCCTTGGTCAAGACCCTGCAGAGGGACTGCCTG gtgttagaAAGCTTTAAGATCATGGATTACAGCCTGCTCCTGGGTGTCCACAATGTGGACCAGGCTGAGCGTGAGCAGCAGACAGAGGGTTCTCAGAGCAGCAGTGATGAGAAGAAGCCTGCAGCCCAGCGAGCACTTTACTCCACAGCAATGGAGTCCATACAGGGAGGAGCTACATGTGGAGACATTGACACAGAGGACAC AATGGGGGGAATCCCAGCAGTGAGTGGGAAAGGCGAGAGGCTGCTGCTCTTTATTGGCATTATAGACATTCTGCAGTCTTACAG ACTCATTAAGAAGCTGGAGCATACGTGGAAAGCACTGGTCCATGATGGA GATACAGTATCCGTGCATAGGCCAAACTTCTATGCTGACCGGTTCTACAAGTTCATGAGTTCTACAGTATTCAAGAAGAGCTCCT CACTGAAGTCCTCTCCCTCAAAGAAGAGTCGCAGTGCTCTGACAGTGCCCAAGCATAGCGGGCCTGGGGCAGCCTGGTCAGCCAGTCAACTTCCTTCAGAGAGAGACCACCACATCTATGACCTGAGAGGAGCACATAGCTTTCCTGCGCTCGAGAACGACG GACTGCATCCATGTACTCCTCCATCATTTGAGGAGGCCACAACAGCCTCAGTTGCCACCACGCTGTCATCCAACACGTCCATATCGATCCCAGAGCGATCTCCTTCTGAAACAGCAGAGCACCCTCGTTACAG GAGACAAACCATGTCTCTAAAAGACAGCGATGGAAG GTTGGTTGATGTCCATGAGGAGGACCAGCAGACTATCACAGTGCAGGTAGagtttaagagagagacagaagatgAGCAGGAGAAAGAAGATCCAGTCATGGAGCAGAAAGCAGAGTTTGACactgagaaggagtgtgtgatcTCCTGTACACCACCTCCTGgagagagcga TGTGCCGGGGGAAGCAGATGTGTTCTCCCTGCCAGAAATCAGAGAGACTGAAATTCTGGACGACATCATCCCAGAGACAGTCGGCCAGCCACAGGCAGCAGATCTCCTTCCACCTGCATCACCACCGGCAACCGTCTCTCTGGAGGATGTCACCGTGGAAACAGGCACCGAGGCAGAAGCATCAGCCGCCCCGAAGTCAGGAGTTCCGGATACACTGGCTCTGAGCTCCACGCTAGGCAGACCCCAATCCCAATCCCTCAGTCAGTCATCTGTGGATGAGGAGGTTGTGCCAATCACCGATATCTATTTC
- the pip5k1cb gene encoding phosphatidylinositol-4-phosphate 5-kinase, type I, gamma b isoform X5, producing the protein MEGAVRPAEAGGSASSPGAAVLEETETVIGVGYGIEDFAAKKPYITEMPSSSYHTGIGLEKKIGHRRVDASGETTYKKTTSSALRGAIQLGIGYTVGNLSSKPERDVLMQDFYVVESIFFPSEGSNLTPAHHFPDFRFKTYAPVAFRYFRELFGIRPDDYLYSLCNEPLIELSNPGASGSIFYVTRDDEFIIKTVQHKEAEFLQKLLPGYYMNLNQNPRTLLPKFFGLYCIQSGGKNIRIVVMNNVLPRVFRMHLKFDLKGSTYKRRASKKEREKTKPTFKDLDFMQEVPDGLLLDTDTYNALVKTLQRDCLVLESFKIMDYSLLLGVHNVDQAEREQQTEGSQSSSDEKKPAAQRALYSTAMESIQGGATCGDIDTEDTMGGIPAVSGKGERLLLFIGIIDILQSYRLIKKLEHTWKALVHDGDTVSVHRPNFYADRFYKFMSSTVFKKSSSLKSSPSKKSRSALTVPKHSGPGAAWSASQLPSERDHHIYDLRGAHSFPALENDGLHPCTPPSFEEATTASVATTLSSNTSISIPERSPSETAEHPRYRRQTMSLKDSDGRLVDVHEEDQQTITVQVEFKRETEDEQEKEDPVMEQKAEFDTEKECVISCTPPPGESDVPGEADVFSLPEIRETEILDDIIPETVGQPQAADLLPPASPPATVSLEDVTVETGTEAEASAAPKSGVPDTLALSSTLGRPQSQSLSQSSVDEEVVPITDIYF; encoded by the exons ATGGAGGGAGCAGTGAGGCCGGCTGAGGCCGGAGGAAGCGCATCCTCACCCGGGGCCGCTGTGCTGGAGGAGACGGAGACCGTCATTGGAGTCGGATACGGGATAGAAG acTTCGCTGCTAAGAAGCCCTACATAACTGAG ATGCCGTCCTCATCCTACCATACAGGAATTGGCCTTGAGAAGAAGATTGGCCATCGGAGGGTGGATGCATCAGGGGAGACCACGTACAAAAAG accacctcctcGGCCTTGAGAGGTGCGATCCAGCTTGGCATCGGCTACACTGTGGGTAACCTGAGCTCCAAACCTGAGAGAGACGTGCTCATGCAGGACTTCTATGTGGTGGAGAGCATCTTCTttccaag tgagGGCAGTAATCTGACTCCAGCTCACCACTTCCCAGACTTCAGGTTTAAAACCTACGCCCCCGTGGCCTTCCGCTACTTCCGAGAACTCTTCGGGATCCGACCTGACGACTACCTG TACTCTTTATGTAACGAGCCCCTGATCGAGCTGTCAAACCCCGGTGCTAGTGGATCCATCTTCTATGTTACCCGTGATGACGAGTTCATCATCAAAACTGTGCAGCATAAAGAGGCGGAGTTTCTGCAGAAACTGCTCCCTGGGTACTATATG AATCTAAACCAGAACCCTCGGACGCTGCTCCCCAAATTCTTTGGGTTGTACTGCATACAGTCTGGTGGGAAGAACATCCGGATCGTGGTAATGAACAACGTTCTGCCACGTGTCTTCCGCATGCACCTGAAGTTTGACTTGAAGGGCTCCACATACAAGCGCAGAGCAtccaagaaagagagagagaaaaccaagCCTACCTTTAAAGACCTGGACTTTATGCAAGAAGTGCCTGATGGATTACTGCTGGACACAGACACTTACAACGCCTTGGTCAAGACCCTGCAGAGGGACTGCCTG gtgttagaAAGCTTTAAGATCATGGATTACAGCCTGCTCCTGGGTGTCCACAATGTGGACCAGGCTGAGCGTGAGCAGCAGACAGAGGGTTCTCAGAGCAGCAGTGATGAGAAGAAGCCTGCAGCCCAGCGAGCACTTTACTCCACAGCAATGGAGTCCATACAGGGAGGAGCTACATGTGGAGACATTGACACAGAGGACAC AATGGGGGGAATCCCAGCAGTGAGTGGGAAAGGCGAGAGGCTGCTGCTCTTTATTGGCATTATAGACATTCTGCAGTCTTACAG ACTCATTAAGAAGCTGGAGCATACGTGGAAAGCACTGGTCCATGATGGA GATACAGTATCCGTGCATAGGCCAAACTTCTATGCTGACCGGTTCTACAAGTTCATGAGTTCTACAGTATTCAAGAAGAGCTCCT CACTGAAGTCCTCTCCCTCAAAGAAGAGTCGCAGTGCTCTGACAGTGCCCAAGCATAGCGGGCCTGGGGCAGCCTGGTCAGCCAGTCAACTTCCTTCAGAGAGAGACCACCACATCTATGACCTGAGAGGAGCACATAGCTTTCCTGCGCTCGAGAACGACG GACTGCATCCATGTACTCCTCCATCATTTGAGGAGGCCACAACAGCCTCAGTTGCCACCACGCTGTCATCCAACACGTCCATATCGATCCCAGAGCGATCTCCTTCTGAAACAGCAGAGCACCCTCGTTACAG GAGACAAACCATGTCTCTAAAAGACAGCGATGGAAG GTTGGTTGATGTCCATGAGGAGGACCAGCAGACTATCACAGTGCAGGTAGagtttaagagagagacagaagatgAGCAGGAGAAAGAAGATCCAGTCATGGAGCAGAAAGCAGAGTTTGACactgagaaggagtgtgtgatcTCCTGTACACCACCTCCTGgagagagcga TGTGCCGGGGGAAGCAGATGTGTTCTCCCTGCCAGAAATCAGAGAGACTGAAATTCTGGACGACATCATCCCAGAGACAGTCGGCCAGCCACAGGCAGCAGATCTCCTTCCACCTGCATCACCACCGGCAACCGTCTCTCTGGAGGATGTCACCGTGGAAACAGGCACCGAGGCAGAAGCATCAGCCGCCCCGAAGTCAGGAGTTCCGGATACACTGGCTCTGAGCTCCACGCTAGGCAGACCCCAATCCCAATCCCTCAGTCAGTCATCTGTGGATGAGGAGGTTGTGCCAATCACCGATATCTATTTC
- the pip5k1cb gene encoding phosphatidylinositol-4-phosphate 5-kinase, type I, gamma b isoform X4 has translation MEGAVRPAEAGGSASSPGAAVLEETETVIGVGYGIEDFAAKKPYITEMPSSSYHTGIGLEKKIGHRRVDASGETTYKKTTSSALRGAIQLGIGYTVGNLSSKPERDVLMQDFYVVESIFFPSEGSNLTPAHHFPDFRFKTYAPVAFRYFRELFGIRPDDYLYSLCNEPLIELSNPGASGSIFYVTRDDEFIIKTVQHKEAEFLQKLLPGYYMNLNQNPRTLLPKFFGLYCIQSGGKNIRIVVMNNVLPRVFRMHLKFDLKGSTYKRRASKKEREKTKPTFKDLDFMQEVPDGLLLDTDTYNALVKTLQRDCLVLESFKIMDYSLLLGVHNVDQAEREQQTEGSQSSSDEKKPAAQRALYSTAMESIQGGATCGDIDTEDTMGGIPAVSGKGERLLLFIGIIDILQSYRLIKKLEHTWKALVHDGDTVSVHRPNFYADRFYKFMSSTVFKKSSSLKSSPSKKSRSALTVPKHSGPGAAWSASQLPSERDHHIYDLRGAHSFPALENDGLHPCTPPSFEEATTASVATTLSSNTSISIPERSPSETAEHPRYRRQTMSLKDSDGRLVDVHEEDQQTITVQVEFKRETEDEQEKEDPVMEQKAEFDTEKECVISCTPPPGESDVPGEADVFSLPEIRETEILDDIIPETVGQPQAADLLPPASPPATVSLEDVTVETGTEAEASAAPKSGVPDTLALSSTLGRPQSQSLSQSSVDEEVVPITDIYFRSSLDDVVEL, from the exons ATGGAGGGAGCAGTGAGGCCGGCTGAGGCCGGAGGAAGCGCATCCTCACCCGGGGCCGCTGTGCTGGAGGAGACGGAGACCGTCATTGGAGTCGGATACGGGATAGAAG acTTCGCTGCTAAGAAGCCCTACATAACTGAG ATGCCGTCCTCATCCTACCATACAGGAATTGGCCTTGAGAAGAAGATTGGCCATCGGAGGGTGGATGCATCAGGGGAGACCACGTACAAAAAG accacctcctcGGCCTTGAGAGGTGCGATCCAGCTTGGCATCGGCTACACTGTGGGTAACCTGAGCTCCAAACCTGAGAGAGACGTGCTCATGCAGGACTTCTATGTGGTGGAGAGCATCTTCTttccaag tgagGGCAGTAATCTGACTCCAGCTCACCACTTCCCAGACTTCAGGTTTAAAACCTACGCCCCCGTGGCCTTCCGCTACTTCCGAGAACTCTTCGGGATCCGACCTGACGACTACCTG TACTCTTTATGTAACGAGCCCCTGATCGAGCTGTCAAACCCCGGTGCTAGTGGATCCATCTTCTATGTTACCCGTGATGACGAGTTCATCATCAAAACTGTGCAGCATAAAGAGGCGGAGTTTCTGCAGAAACTGCTCCCTGGGTACTATATG AATCTAAACCAGAACCCTCGGACGCTGCTCCCCAAATTCTTTGGGTTGTACTGCATACAGTCTGGTGGGAAGAACATCCGGATCGTGGTAATGAACAACGTTCTGCCACGTGTCTTCCGCATGCACCTGAAGTTTGACTTGAAGGGCTCCACATACAAGCGCAGAGCAtccaagaaagagagagagaaaaccaagCCTACCTTTAAAGACCTGGACTTTATGCAAGAAGTGCCTGATGGATTACTGCTGGACACAGACACTTACAACGCCTTGGTCAAGACCCTGCAGAGGGACTGCCTG gtgttagaAAGCTTTAAGATCATGGATTACAGCCTGCTCCTGGGTGTCCACAATGTGGACCAGGCTGAGCGTGAGCAGCAGACAGAGGGTTCTCAGAGCAGCAGTGATGAGAAGAAGCCTGCAGCCCAGCGAGCACTTTACTCCACAGCAATGGAGTCCATACAGGGAGGAGCTACATGTGGAGACATTGACACAGAGGACAC AATGGGGGGAATCCCAGCAGTGAGTGGGAAAGGCGAGAGGCTGCTGCTCTTTATTGGCATTATAGACATTCTGCAGTCTTACAG ACTCATTAAGAAGCTGGAGCATACGTGGAAAGCACTGGTCCATGATGGA GATACAGTATCCGTGCATAGGCCAAACTTCTATGCTGACCGGTTCTACAAGTTCATGAGTTCTACAGTATTCAAGAAGAGCTCCT CACTGAAGTCCTCTCCCTCAAAGAAGAGTCGCAGTGCTCTGACAGTGCCCAAGCATAGCGGGCCTGGGGCAGCCTGGTCAGCCAGTCAACTTCCTTCAGAGAGAGACCACCACATCTATGACCTGAGAGGAGCACATAGCTTTCCTGCGCTCGAGAACGACG GACTGCATCCATGTACTCCTCCATCATTTGAGGAGGCCACAACAGCCTCAGTTGCCACCACGCTGTCATCCAACACGTCCATATCGATCCCAGAGCGATCTCCTTCTGAAACAGCAGAGCACCCTCGTTACAG GAGACAAACCATGTCTCTAAAAGACAGCGATGGAAG GTTGGTTGATGTCCATGAGGAGGACCAGCAGACTATCACAGTGCAGGTAGagtttaagagagagacagaagatgAGCAGGAGAAAGAAGATCCAGTCATGGAGCAGAAAGCAGAGTTTGACactgagaaggagtgtgtgatcTCCTGTACACCACCTCCTGgagagagcga TGTGCCGGGGGAAGCAGATGTGTTCTCCCTGCCAGAAATCAGAGAGACTGAAATTCTGGACGACATCATCCCAGAGACAGTCGGCCAGCCACAGGCAGCAGATCTCCTTCCACCTGCATCACCACCGGCAACCGTCTCTCTGGAGGATGTCACCGTGGAAACAGGCACCGAGGCAGAAGCATCAGCCGCCCCGAAGTCAGGAGTTCCGGATACACTGGCTCTGAGCTCCACGCTAGGCAGACCCCAATCCCAATCCCTCAGTCAGTCATCTGTGGATGAGGAGGTTGTGCCAATCACCGATATCTATTTC AGAAGCAGCTTGGATGATGTGGTGGAACTGTGA